CTTCTTAGTAGTCTTTGCCTGTTTATCAACGTCAAAGTTAACGATGCaacaaatttgaaatcaaaCAACCACAAGGGATGAATTAGGCTGTTGTATACCTTCTTGTGGAAGACTGGTTTTGTCTGCCCACCATAACCAGACTGCTTGCGATCGTAACGACGCTTTCCCTGAGCAGCAAGACTATCCTTGCCCTTCTTGTATTGTGTGACCTTGTGCAAGGTGTGCTTCTTGCACTCCTTGCTCTTGCAGTaggtcttctttgtcttgggaACGTTCACCTGAAAAATTACAACATGGGTTAAAACGGATTATGAAATCTGATCAAAACCCAGATACAGTAAGTTTCAAACAAATCAAGCAGAAAAATATGTAATCTTTAAACTTCTAAAAGAAATCGAACAGAACATCAGAATAGAAAACGATTTAAAATCTGATTAAAACCCGGTTCTAGTGAGGTTTCAAACAAATCAAACAGCAAAGCAAAATTGAAAACGAATCAGCAATCAGATGAAAACCCAGGTGCAGTAACAAACAGGAGAAATGAATTACTAACCAAACGGATTAATGCAATCTGACATAGAAGTATGAAGCATAAGAACAAAATTGCAAAACAACAGCAAAGCCCTAAACTATCAACGAAATCAGATTAAACCCATAAACTTCAACCCAAATATAAATTGTTTAATCTTATATTTAAGCTGAAACATAACACGAAATTGCTACAGTCCCTTCGAACCAAATTCACGATTAAATTTATCAGTAATTATTGCATAAACAGATCCACAACAAAAAACCAAGAGAACCAAGTTGCACGTAATACTgtggaagagaagaagaagaagaagaagagagagagagagagagagagagagataccatGGTGGATTTGCCGCGGCGTCGATACAGAAATGAGCAGCTGAAGCTTGTAACAAGAACCCTAGAGGGCATCGGAGCGGTATGCGTTGGGTTTTATACTTTGATGGGATGGGCTTTTGTTCGGCTACAAGTGTTCTTATTTTGGAAACGGGCTGGGCTGCCTTCAGTGTTTTATCAAAGTTGGGCTTTTGCAAAACCTGaaccctaaacctttctatTCCATAGGTTCggataaatttttagttatatttggaaatgtgttatccacatatctctttttacttctcacatatttttttaatttttgactgtCGGATCAGCTGAATCGAAGaagatcaacaacaacaacaacaacaacaacaaagccttttcccactaagtggggtcggctatatgaatcctagaacgccattgcgctcggttttgtgtcatgtcctccgttagatccaagtactctaagtcttttcttagagtctcttccaaagttgtcctaggtcttcctctaccccttcggccctgaacctctgtcccgtagtcacatcttcgaaccggagcgtcagtcggccttctttgcacatgttcaaaatcaccggagccgattttctctcatctttcctacaatttcggctactcttactttatctcggatatcctcattcccaatcttatcctttctcgtgtgcccacacattccacgaagcatcctcatctccgctacacccattttgtgtacgtgttgatgcttcaccacccaacattctgtgccatacaacatcgctagccttattgccatcctataaaattttcccttgagcttcaatggcctacgacggtcacacaacacgccggatgcactctttccatccagctcgtattctatggttgagatctccatctaattctccgttctcttgcaagatagatcctaggtagcgaaaacgatcgctttttgtgatcttcgctagattgctccggtcattagtgtggataagtatataaatggatagagataggaaagcaaacacaagatgtacgtggttcacccagattggctacgtccacggaatagaagagttctcattaattgtgaagggtttacacaagtacataggttcaagctctcatttagtgagtacaagtgaatgatttagtacaaatgacattaggaaatattgtgggagaatgatctcgtaatcacgaaacttctaagtatcggagtgtggtgtcgttttgacttgccttatctgtctcataggtagatgtggcatcttctctggaagtactcttcctccatccaggggtggtatctttaactggtggagatgcacaaggtaatgtatcaatttcacttgaagcttacttgtagtttcaggcttggtcaagcgcgatacaaaccatgtagtaggagtcccccaagtcgccgagctagggggtctgctgaaagaggtgacagacaaggtaagcaatcagagctccgactgattgttcaccttctccccatcttgcagcagcatgaaggataaagagaagaaaaatgagaagagatgatatgagatacttttgcttttgaagaagtaactttccacaggcttattcttgaactgagctggagggttttctggtttcctccagagtataaggccgactgaagaatttgagggtcaaaacaagtccatcaaatctagagtacgttccaccctgctgatatg
This genomic interval from Malus domestica chromosome 05, GDT2T_hap1 contains the following:
- the LOC103434943 gene encoding large ribosomal subunit protein eL42-like; protein product: MPSRVLVTSFSCSFLYRRRGKSTMVNVPKTKKTYCKSKECKKHTLHKVTQYKKGKDSLAAQGKRRYDRKQSGYGGQTKPVFHKKAKTTKKIVLRLQCQGCKHVSQHPIKRCKHFEIGGDKKGKGTSLF